In Candida albicans SC5314 chromosome 4, complete sequence, the genomic window TAGCACAACGACAGCAATGATTGCAGAAATACTTAACGCCAACgttaatttgaaaatagaaTTGTAGCATAACTTTCCTAAAGTGCAAACAAAGGTGTTTGAATTTGCATCATTTAAATCTTGAATAGTTACGGAATTTGAATCATATATCTGACCAAATAACTTTGTGAAATAAAAGCTAGGAACGATTGGACTCATACTCACAATCCCccaattgaatgaaaaattctCCATACCAAAGGCATCACCCACAATAATTGGCAGGATACAAAATGTAAATCCATAAAAGAATCCGATTAGAAATGAGTTGGAAGGTAGTTCCGTGTAGCTCTCAATATTGAAGGCTAATAACTGGCATATACCCATACCAATAGCAGGTATAAATAGTAAAGACTCTCTTGGTTTATGAAATGATTGAGTTATAATATCGCCTGAAATACCTGAAACTATTCTTCCAATGAAATTAGCTATAGAAATAAGTCCCACTTGAAACTGTTGATCTTGTTGGATTATTATATTGACATTCATTTCAGCAGGTAATGCTTTAGTGACCAATGCTTTGACCATATATCCCACAGAGTAGATGTACATTTGACCCATGGCAGCCAAAGTTCCAGTtataagaaaaagaagcCAAAATTTAACATCCGTAAATAAGGAAGAAATGGATTGTGAATCTGTGTTTGATGGATGGTGATGTGTGGAATTGACAGTAACTGAAGGTTTGTGGAAGGTTGAAGCACTTTTTAGTTTGTGTTCACAATCAGCAATATAGACACTGGggaaacaaatcaaatagatgaaaataattgaCATTACCAAAAACCCCAAAAAATTGGATGTATCACCAGGATAAAACACAGATGCTATAACTGAATAAAATAGAGCACTTAATCCATATAATGCTAGTGGTAAACTTGTAGCGACACCTCTAATACTGGGAAAACTCACAGCACAACATTTCAAACATGCAGAGTTAATGAACGTTGATCCTACCCCAACCAAGAAGATAGTGAAGCTGGAAAATTGCACATTGCTCCAAGCATAGTCAAATTGTCGTTTCAATCCAATATACGACgatataatcaaaatacCACCTATTAGTAGTGACACGGTATACCCCTTTCTATCCACAACGGCCCCAGATATTGGTCCAGCTATTGCCACACCTATAGTTCCGCAAAGGGCTATTATTGACGAGTCAGATGCACTGTAGTGCAATTGATTTGCTAGTTGGGGACTGTATGATGAATAAAGATAAAGTGTTCCACAAATTAAACCCAAAAAGGTACATGacaataaaacaaaaactctTTGCACGTTTCGTGAGATCATTATAGGTAGTTCATATAGTTATAAAATGGTGAggtgttttgttttgatttatattcaatGGGTATAATATTTTCTCTTTATATCGTTCAGGGGGGTATTTTTAAAGAGGAATAAGGTTatgatttttaattataaacactgtaaaaaaatatgaaagCAATTTGGACTAAAAATAACAGGcgaacaaaaaaaaaattgaaaggcagaaaccaaaacaaatcaacaatgaaaaaaaaaaattcggactcaaaaaaaaacttaaGATCTCACCAGATTTGTAGTTTTAGACGTGTGGTGGGGAGGGGGGAGGGGACTAACGAATGAGGAAAaaagtggtggtggtggtagatgagaaagtgaaaaaatGAGAATTGATACGTAATAcacttttttgtttcaatcCATACGCGGGCACTGCAATAGAGCTTATTTGTAAGAGACACAACAAtaactaaaactaaaatggCGAAAAGAACAACTCATCAATTACACCAACAAATTGGTTATTCGTATGTGTAgtattatttcaaaatgaCTCAAgtgaattttttcatttcctCTTCATCAATACCGCAGACATCCTTTAACAGAGATGTTAGTAACTAATTTCCTCTTCTAGAACAGTACTGAGCGATTTCTAACATACCAAAATGTTTGTTTGTCCGGTAACTTCTTTTACTGTGGAAACAAGGTTATTAAACTGAAGttaaaaaaaccaaattaGATAATGGTGTTAGTAGTTTTGACTTTATTGTGGAGATGATCTAAGTTTCAAAGATTAACATACCATGGTGATTCGTTCCTTTCTTGCTTTGGTTAGTTGCACCACATActtttttaattcatttgGATCGCCAGTCACAGAGATATTGTGTCGACACTTTTCCAACTCCAAACTTAAGTTTTCTATCTTCTTCGTATATACTTCTATCAAATTGTCCAACTCTTCATTTGTGGGAGTAGTCAcaatttcttgtaattctAAATCTTGCGTTAGTAAACTAATATCAAGTGACCTATTTCGTTACATACTCAATTTCAAGTGACAGATCTCttgtttcaaatctttaatttgttgGTTCAAACATTCACTTGTTTCAGTCTTGGAAGTGTTATCCGAAACGCACTCTTGTTTTTTGGATACATAATATGATGCCtttccaattgttttgCAAACTAACTGTTGATCAGCAACCAAGGTGTCTAATATTGTTATCAATTTCGGTTTGGTCAAAACATTGTGCATGTTTAATAGGATATCGCTAACTGAGTATGGACggtattgttgttgcatATACACTTGCACAGATGCTAAGGCATTTTCTGTACTAAGTTGATTCTTTTTAGCTGGTGCCATGGCTTtgtaatgaaattgatttttttattagaagcagaaaatattttgcAACACTTTTTCTGTAAACTTCTGCTAAAATTATGCACATATATGAAGAGGCACATACCAATACCAAAAATCCaccaattcattttttaaCCAAAAACCTGTTCTCCTTCTCTTATTTTCTGAATGAAATATAACATGTAATAATATAGTGGTCCACACCGCCGACCTTGGCTATTTCAAGCTCAGATCTATTTTATACAGACGATACAaagcaattttttttgggctTAAGATTTGAAACGCTCGCACTACCAAATAACTGTAGTTGACTTGTCTCCAGTTAAAATCTATATGTCAACTCGTTATTACTGTCAATCAATCCTCAATGATCAATAAGTATTCTCTCAATGATAGAGTCTCCACAATTGACAACTATTTGGGCACCATTAGGTATATTGGTAACCTACCTGTTTGGGGAACAAACACTGTTGCATTAGGAATTGAATGGGACGATCCTAGCAGAGGCAAAAATAATGGTGATTTAAACGGAATCCAATACTTCACCCCCAAGGTTACTGGCTCGGGGACATTCATAAAATCATCCAATCGGTCTTTAAACCATATTCGAAAATCTTTTGTTCAGATCATACACGAAAACTATTTGGATACTGAATATAAAACGAAGAATATTCAGTTTGGAATCAAAACTGTGGAAGAACTTGGATGGGACAAGTTAAACAAATTTCATTCCAACTTGAGAAACCTAGATTCATTAACATTGGACTATTGCTTGATAAATATTGCTTACCATGATAATGAAGACAAGCAATTGTTCGATGAACTTGTCAATTTAACCAATTTAGAACTAAGTTGTAACTTATTTACTGATGTAAATGAAATATGCAAAATAATTGACAATATTCCCAGTTTGACTAGTCTTAACATTAATGGAAACAGATTTAGTCAATTTTCACAAGAACAAAGAACTCATAATGGTATAGTTCTGCTAAAGTTATCTTCAACAATGATGTCAACCCTGATGCTAGAGAAGTTAATTAAGAAATTTCCCAACTTGAAAGAACTTTACATTTCAGGGAACAATTATTGTAATgctgatattgaaaatatgaaTCTCAATATGCCGCTAACGATTTTGGATTTGTCTTATAATAGACTAGAGCACATGCCAATTTTACCACTCGTGTCAGCATTAAACTTGTCACATAATTATTTATCCTTACGAATCATTAAAGGCACTTTTCCCAACTTAAAGTCTTTGGACTTGAGGGCAAATCAGATAAAAGATTGGACTGAAATTGACAAAATATCCATACATTTACCCGATTTAAAGGAACTAAGAATTAACCACAACCCATTATTTCAAGAGTTGTCTGTGGATGACATGACGATGCAGTTGATAGGCCGTATCAAATGCTCCCCAGAACACTTATGGAAATTAAACGGTAGCTTTTTAACAAATGAAGAGATAGAGAATTCAGAACTCTACTTTATCTCAAAAGTGGAACAAGGAAAATACCACATAGATAATGAACAACAATGGTCATATTTGctttcaaaatataataaactAGTTGAATCTAGGGTGTCTTACACTTACACATTAAAGGACTGGATGCCCTTAACTATAGTATTGCCAGATTCTAAAGAGATTTCTAAAAAATTCACGAAAAATACGTCTattcttcaattcaaaGGGTTGTTATCCCTGTGGATGAACGATTTGTCCATACTAAAATTCTCTGCCTACTACTACACTAACGAAAACTCGACATTTGCAGAAAAGCACGAGTTAACAAACTATTTAAGTACATTAGATAGTTATTCATTACTGTACGACCAAAGAATTTATATTTCTATAGAGGCATCAATATAATCATTTATTCTTGATAGTTCCATAACCCATCACCCAAGTAATGTAATAATTCTATACCAATACCTTTGTTTTtacttttgatttcatcTGTGctcatcaacaatttacCAATAGCCAATGCGTTTTCCTTACCTTCGGCATAAACAGTAACAATTGTATCTTGTTCCAAGTTTTGTTCCGGTAACTTAGCACCTGGACTAGTTAACCCAGGACACATTATATTGGCTCCTCCTAAAACAAACTTAATCGCACCACGATCAACTTGAACTCGAGGGAAACACTCTGGATATTTATGAACAGTTTTCAAGGTTGGTACTAAATCATCACTGAAATGTTGGAACATAACAATATCTTGTTCATCGTTCTGTTCCACAGCATATAATTGAATCTTGTCTTCACATTTAACAACCACTACCTGGGACTTTTTAGGTATGAGGTTATCTATGCCTTGCTCTATATCTGGGTATACACCAACAAACTTGGATTTAAGTCCTCTCTGAACTGATGACTTGATGTTAGAACGTGAATGAACGTCTTCTCtggtaaattttttaaacatCTCTAATGGAATTGTTGTAGTTTAATAAGAGACAAGAAGTGTTGTATATTTGTAGAAgttgctttttttttcattcccTGTTCTGTCTTTTTGCTATTCtcgaaatttttttttctccaaGATGAAGAGAATAAAGTGAAAATGCGATTGAGATTCCGAAATAGAGAGCCACTTACAGTAATGTAAAGATTTATAATTACAATACCACCATCCAGCATCCTTGTAGGAAAACCTTGGTGTTATCGCACTCAAAGAAAATCTTTTACGATATTACTATTGCCTATTACTTTAGTATAAACTGAAAGTATCCAGCTCAAGACTCAACTAGTAAACAAAAATCGAACCGAGCGAGGCACAAGGCgtaacaacaactaaatacaaaataaaaccGGAAATCTTGCTGAcactgttgttgttagaCGAGCTTCTATTTTAAATCAACAGATAATGACCTCACTATTCTGTAACTTAAAATATGGAAGTTaatcaaacaatcaaacaaaTAGATTCTGATGAAAGGAATGTGCAACTGGTTCCCCCCTCAAATACCTTCAAAGAAGTGTACGAGTGAATACCAAACACGTTATCCCAATCATCTCAGCATTCCTGGGATAAGTACAGATTCATAAGACGCAAAATAACACGTTTTATAACAATATTCGTGATTTCCCACTTGtttgatgattatgaaaaaaaattgttccAAAAATTCTCTTAAACACACAAGTAAAATACTATAGCATTCAAGAAGTTGTCAGGTTTAAGTTTTCAACCAGCAAAAACATGATCTCGGACGAATCCTCACTGATACACGTAATGCCCCTGCATAAAGacaaagaagagaaaagaagaagaagaaaaagaccaaaaatgaaaataaataaaaaaaaattttcttttgggTAAAGCGTTGGCAATTTATAGTCGCGAAGAAATATTTCATCACCAGTAATTTTGGTGCTCGCACTACTATTCTATTCGTGTATTATGCATATATATAGATTTGGAATTAAATGTATTTACTTTTTTAATATGAATGTATAGTCCTGTTTATCATTGTCTTTTGTTTGTGCTGCAAGTTGACTATCAAATTCAGCGTTACATGCTTGGAAAAGTCTTTGTGTCCTCAAACTATGTGTAATTGGACCTGTTCTACCCATCGTGAATTTGTCAGTGTCCTTGATTTTCGAAAATCCTTGTACTGGATCATAAAAAGGGATATCGTCACTTGAGTCAATAGCGATGTAATAGTTTTTATATAGCTCACGAGTTTGCAGACTCGAAAGAAACCcttcatcttctttatTAGAAAATTCATAAATTGGTTGCACTTTGGATATAGTGGTTTGCAGCTTGTCATGGCCATTAACCTTGTTgtcgtcgtcgtcatcatcatctagATCTATTATAACATCAATTTCACTAATTTCATCCAGCATATTTCTTGGACTAGGAAGTGAACTCTGCGTCCGACTTTCATGCTCGATAATACTCTGAGTTTCTCTTGAGACTATAACTTGAGATCTGATCTTTTGtctttttaattgatcaataatACTTACAGGACGGGGTCTTTTTACACCTAGTGACTTCTTGTTTGTTGTGGATGGGTCTTGGACCACTTTTCTAGTTACTTCATTATGTGACTTCTTTGTGGTAGAAGATGGGATACTAATTGAATTGCTTTCGGGATCTGGAGTTTTATtgacttttcttttcacaCCTAAACTTTTTCTTATCGGTGGGGTGGCTGGTTTCTCGGGCAATTTGCAAACCTCAGGTGAAACGGCATCAATAACCTCAACTTTATCCCCTTCAGTATCACTACTAAATgtaaaatcatcatcaatcaaatcaataagGACCAGATCAATTTTGTAGCTTGTCTCCTCTGGACCGTTGCTAAGGTCCACTGACGTGGCTGGTGTATTGTGTGTTATCTTCGAAATCTGTTCCTCTTCACTTTCTGAATTTTCAATGACTTCTGGTTCTGGCACCCTTGCAACAGAATCTAGGTTGGCAGTGACACTTTCTTGATTTACCTGATTGTTATTTTCAGGTTCCGAATAGCTAGTGCCATTAGTGGTACTTTTGGTATTACCTGCCACTGACTGCTCAGTATTATCCAACTCAGTGATAATGTGATCGTTCTGTTCTTGATTTTTGGATTTGTCCACTTCTTGTAtaacattttcattttcctTATCTACTTCGCTCTCACTGTCCGAATCCACAAGTTTATCAAGAAAcgttttttctttgtttctttcGGCCAAAGACTTGTTATCTCCAACTTTACGAACCATAGTGGCAGCACTTTTAAACCCAGTTTCAACATTATCAGGCATGAAAAAGGTCTTAGCTGGTTTCTTGGtgctattattattggctTTTTTTCCCTTCTTACCCTTACCACCTAGCATATACAGGGTAGCTATTCttataatttcatcttcatcatcttctgcTTTCAATTCAATGTTCTCTTCTGGGATTTGAATTAACTGTTTAACCGCTTCAGGTTTATATTCATCAGGGATCATTCGATGCTGCGGGCGAAGTTGTATGAAATCACCTTTCATGATATGCTGTTGAATATATTCATACCCACCCATTGCCTTGTCAAATTTTGATTCCTCGTTGCTGGAGAATAACATCAAAACTTTCCCATCACGTTTACGCCCAGTTCTACCCATTCTTTGAATATTCTTGATAGGAGACGAAGTGGAATCATAACATATAATCAAATCCACCTCACCAATATCTAACCCTTCTTCACCAATAGAAGTCGCAACAAGGATGTTAAACACAccttttttaaattttttgataatttccTTTTGCAATTTTTGCGACATCCCAGTCATTTGGGCATTCTCTGAACTCGATCTAGTAGATGGTCGTTCatcctttttcttctttgtttgacctttctgtttcttcttaccaaaattttcaacGTCAAATTTctccttttcttttgacTGACCAATGAAAATATGTGGTTTTCTATTATCATTTGCCTTTTCAATACATTGAACAATTTCCAAAGCAGATTCACGGAATTCAGTGAAAATAATAACCCTTGAACCAGCAGTTTCATGGttcttgaaaaaatcatcaaGTTCTTCCATTAACGCCTCTATTTTTGGGTGACCATATGTTAATGTTTTCAGTAATTCTTCAACTCTATCCATTAAAGTGGTTATAGGATCACTAAAGTAAAAATCAGCATTAAGCTTATTAGTTGACTTCTTTGCATTCCACTTTGTTTTAAATTCCAagaatttttcattgaaatAACTTTGAAATGATCTGATACCATAAATATTCAACCTTCTATAACACTGACCAACCATGCCCAATAACtgtaaaataaaatagtTGCTCCATTTCAAACCTTCAGGAATTGTTGGATTAGCAACGATTTTTCTAGAAATTTCCATACATTGCAAAAAGTTGATTCTAGTAGGATCAGTAAGGTCCAATAATCCTCTTTCCTTAGCAGTATTTAGCACTGGAGTTATTCCCTCTGCTAATAGTTCAATACATTCTGTTATTTCAGAAGAAGGGTAGCACGTCTTTCTTTCAACAGTTTTCCTCTTCATATGCCTTACTATATCAATGCTTTGCTCGGTTCTAACTTCGACTTTAGAAATATTCAAGTTGTCTATGATCTGTTGGACGCCCTCCACATCTGAAGCAGGAGTTGCTGTCAATGCTAGTATTCTATACGAGTCACTGAATCTATTTATGAACTTGACAACATTATTGTATGAATAGTTTCCCTTAGCTCTATGTGCTTCATCTATCACCAATAATGCTATTGACTTTGGGTTGACAACTCCAGAGGCCAAATCgttttcaacaacttgGGGAGTCGTAAAAAATACCTGACGAGAGTTCCAGATCTCTGCTCGATTTCGACGCGTTTTGTCTAACAATATTGCTACTTTAGAGCTGGGGATCCCTGCAATTGAACAACACGCTTTAATTTGTTGAGCAACTAATGGCCTAGTGGGTGccataaatataattttcGAAATTGGGAACCATCGTAGAAAGTTCAACATCACTGTTGAAGCTATGAAGGTTTTACCTAGACCAGTGGGTAATGCAACTAACAAATTGTCATAAAAAGCGCGTTCAACGATATTGTACTGGTAATCACGTATTTCAAAATTCGTAGGGTAAATGTACgtttttaaattttcaaaatccaTAGCATGATGAGTAGGggtatttatttttacaGGAACTGGTATGGTTTCATACTTGTCATTCTGTGGACGCGTTGATACTGCAGCCACCGATCCTTCTAATGTTCTTTGTGCTGGTCCTTTTGAAGAGTTACCCTGTAAAATAGCTTGAAACTCAGGATCATCTTCGTCCTCTAAAATCCAGTCATCGTCTTTATCATCTTCCAATGGAATGATTGGCATGGTTGAATTGATATAGGAATGCTTTTGTATTGAGTAATAAatgagaaagaaaaagtaaacataaaagaataattttgaaagataaaaatataGTATGCGCGTTTTTCCTTTACAAACTTTTGGTGTTGCAAAGATGATCATGGAAAAAAATACCGGACTTATGTTTTGTATgtttattcaataattaCACCAGGCAATACAACACCAGAGATACTTCCAATACTTCAATATGTCTCAATCAACAGAAAACAGCAATATACACGACAATACAAGTAACCCATACCTGGTGCTCACACAAAAAATGTCAAACTTGAAAGAACCAATAAATGAGTTGCTACGTAATCATGAAGAGCTATTGGTGCAGCATCTTGGTATAGCCAACAAATTATCAAGTATTCCCAAATTAACAGATAAAATCGAATCTTCTATCAGAGAATAGAATGATTGATGACACCTTTACAGTTTcttaatttctttcttttcatttattcaaCTAATATACATACTATTGCTTGGTTCCTATAATCTATTGAAGACCAAAATTATCACCTAGAAGACCatccaaatcaaattctttagcCCAAGTAGAAACAATAGTAGTTTGTTCAACTTTAGGTGGCTCTTTTTCACCTCTTAATGAACTCTTAGGAGCATCCaaatcaacttcttcaGAGGAAACACCAGCAGCACTTTTAGATGCTTTTGGTAAAGTCCACCCAATTATTCTACCATCTCTCCAGTCGTTCAAAACAGACATGGCGGCAGACTCTAAGTTTGGAACACCACCTCTGCCCAATCTTCCTTTGCTTCTGGCAATATGGATTAAGAAATGTTTGacaaattcatttaaatcaCTCGATGGCAATGGTGGCAACTGGTAGAAGTTTTTCAATCCATCAGCCATCTCAGTGtctttggaaaattttttcaacaacattgTAATGGCTGGAATAGGGTCAACTATTTGTTTTGGTGGGATTGCTGATAATAAAGCCAATTTTGCTAATTGCTGTGtctttgattgttttttggTATTTACAATTTCATCAGGGAACACAATACCTGGTGAGTCTAACACTTTCAACTTGTTGTCAATTTTAACTTCTCTTAAAGATGTTGTGACACCAGCTTGGTTACCAACAGGACAAGCTTTGGAATTGTTTCCGTGTCTATTGGTTAATgcatttattattgatgattttcCTACGTTTGGATACCCGATAACCCCCACAATAATTGATCTTTTCAAGTTAGATTTACTAGCGTAACTCTTCAATGCTTTCAATAAAGCATCCGATGTCATGGAGTTTGTCAAGTTTTTGTTAAACGATGTAGAATTAGTGGCACCAGGTGCAGCTTTGACAGGCACAGTAGGGAAAGAtgatttcaagaaattaagCCATTGATTCAAAGCATGAGTTGGAATTAAATCGACTTTGTTCAAAACTAAAATCAACCTCTTTCCTGGGTTTTGCAACACGGCTTGTTCTACTTTTCTTGATCTCGTAGATTCTGGATCTCTGGCATCTAAAACGTATAATATAACATCAGCTTCATCGACAActgttttgaaaattttgtcATAAGCTTTACGTGATTTCTCCAATTCCCCAAACTCTTCGTCTTGAGTATCTTCGATATCACTAATTTCATATTCCACATCTTCTTCAGAATCAACCATgtcttcattttcattgtcTTCATAGTCCTCACCATCATAATCTTTAGCAGCTTGTTGAGCTGATTCCAATAATGCAGCTAATCCATTAGCTCCATctccttcttcttggtCATCTTCATCCATTTCATCATCgtcttcaacaatttctccTCTTGCCAAAGCTTCTTGtctttcttgttgtttctgtaattttaattgttctcttctttctttttcgatTCTTCTACCTTCTTCCAATTCTGTTATGATTTTATCCTTGTAAGGAAAACTGGCTGGAATACCTGGATCCTTGgattttcttgatttccATGTAACGTCTTTCTTTGCgatttttttatcttttcttcttttagcTGCAgcttttttcttgataCCTTCTCTCATACGAGTGGTAGTTCTTTTGGATGTTGGCTTCTTCACTCTCATGTTTGGCAATACTTGTTATGTATTCAATTAGTGATAGTAGAGTACTGTATAATTTGTAttgaaaaaccaaaaaaaaaaaattaccaaaaatgaaaaatgcATTGTGCGATGAGACCGTAAATACAATTTGAgaaggagaaaaaaaatagagaAATATAAGGTCGTGTTTATTTGGCGAACAATGTCTCACTCAAAGTAGCACAATCTGTCATAAtatattgaacaaataGTTTATAATATTTAAGGAATGCTTATCCAGAAGTTCATATAAACTATTTTTTGACATATAAAGTTCTCAGGGTAGAAACTGTAAGCCATATCTCTGTGGTTAATCTCCTTTATCTTGTACTATGTATTACAACAATTCAAGAAAGAAATCTTTTCCTAACACTAGAAATGTGGGATTGTGGACTTAAAAATGACCAATAGATTTAAATACATTCACATGATTAATCCGGCTAATCGTCATAAAATGGATCAACTGGCTTCTCATTTTGTAAACCACTTTGgttttcatcttcttcactGTCGGAATCTGAATCAGGCACATTTTCGTGTATTTCTGAGGGCATTTTGTTGAAGTCATGTTTGATATTCTTGACACGTCTAGGATGCAGATATCCAAGGTGTTCACCACTGAGCTCTTGCAACTCAAGCTTTACTTCATTTTCTGTTCTATTGtcattgaaattgttttttagAAGTGTATTTCTAGTACTTTGGACAACCAACTTTGCCTGCTTTTTCTCTGTCGATGATGGACCTTTCAAAACTGATCGCATAACACCATTAGGTTTCTTGATGTCAAGTTCCACTGTTTGAAAAGtgtttgaaatttcatttgctttcactttttgttgttgttcctCAAAAATATCCTCGTCATATGGATTCGGATTGATTTCTTGAAGGTCTTTGTTTAGTAATCTATTAAGTAGTTTTTGCTTGACCGTAGTCTTAAAGTTCTTTTTCACAGCAGGAATTTTCCACAATGCATAGTCGGTACTTTTTTTGATATCTTCGGGTGTAAACACCAATTCAATGGAATCTCTGAAAGGCACTATTGCAGGAAAACACTCAAGAGGGTATAACAAAAGCACTGATATAAGCTTGATGGCAGTGGCTAATTTTGGTTTCATTGTTGATAGATAATTGTGGACTGAGTTGGTTTAATTCGACTCCGCTAATGGCAAgtattaatgaaaatattagTTTACACgtaaagaaaatattataCTAGGATAACGATATTATGTAAGATACGGAGTTCATATCTTTGTTACGCTTCAAAGTTGTGCTAGTAGTCTCCAAATagacaattttttttgcagcAAAAGTAAACAACGCAACACTGACAATGCATAAGGTAAACACACATGGAAAATCACTCCCTCTTTTTTCCCTACAACATCTATGAACTAAAAACTATCCATAACATGTATTTATGTATTTAATCTAATGAGCTTTTAGACCTAGGAATAGAAGCATTACTAGATGCTCTGGCTAAGGACTCTCGGCTATTGTT contains:
- the MPH1 gene encoding 3'-5' DNA helicase (Protein similar to S. cerevisiae Mph1p, which is a DNA helicase involved in DNA repair; induced under hydroxyurea treatment), with protein sequence MIIFATPKVCKGKTRILYFYLSKLFFYVYFFFLIYYSIQKHSYINSTMPIIPLEDDKDDDWILEDEDDPEFQAILQGNSSKGPAQRTLEGSVAAVSTRPQNDKYETIPVPVKINTPTHHAMDFENLKTYIYPTNFEIRDYQYNIVERAFYDNLLVALPTGLGKTFIASTVMLNFLRWFPISKIIFMAPTRPLVAQQIKACCSIAGIPSSKVAILLDKTRRNRAEIWNSRQVFFTTPQVVENDLASGVVNPKSIALLVIDEAHRAKGNYSYNNVVKFINRFSDSYRILALTATPASDVEGVQQIIDNLNISKVEVRTEQSIDIVRHMKRKTVERKTCYPSSEITECIELLAEGITPVLNTAKERGLLDLTDPTRINFLQCMEISRKIVANPTIPEGLKWSNYFILQLLGMVGQCYRRLNIYGIRSFQSYFNEKFLEFKTKWNAKKSTNKLNADFYFSDPITTLMDRVEELSKTLTYGHPKIEALMEELDDFFKNHETAGSRVIIFTEFRESALEIVQCIEKANDNRKPHIFIGQSKEKEKFDVENFGKKKQKGQTKKKKDERPSTRSSSENAQMTGMSQKLQKEIIKKFKKGVFNILVATSIGEEGLDIGEVDLIICYDSTSSPIKNIQRMGRTGRKRDGKVLMLFSSNEESKFDKAMGGYEYIQQHIMKGDFIQLRPQHRMIPDEYKPEAVKQLIQIPEENIELKAEDDEDEIIRIATSYMLGGKGKKGKKANNNSTKKPAKTFFMPDNVETGFKSAATMVRKVGDNKSLAERNKEKTFLDKLVDSDSESEVDKENENVIQEVDKSKNQEQNDHIITELDNTEQSVAGNTKSTTNGTSYSEPENNNQVNQESVTANLDSVARVPEPEVIENSESEEEQISKITHNTPATSVDLSNGPEETSYKIDSVLIDLIDDDFTFSSDTEGDKVEVIDAVSPEVCKLPEKPATPPIRKSLGVKRKVNKTPDPESNSISIPSSTTKKSHNEVTRKVVQDPSTTNKKSLGVKRPRPVSIIDQLKRQKIRSQVIVSRETQSIIEHESRTQSSLPSPRNMSDEISEIDVIIDLDDDDDDDNKVNGHDKSQTTISKVQPIYEFSNKEDEGFLSSSQTRELYKNYYIAIDSSDDIPFYDPVQGFSKIKDTDKFTMGRTGPITHSLRTQRLFQACNAEFDSQLAAQTKDNDKQDYTFILKK
- a CDS encoding uncharacterized protein (Ortholog of C. parapsilosis CDC317 : CPAR2_401885, Pichia stipitis Pignal : psti_CGOB_00141, Candida orthopsilosis Co 90-125 : CORT_0E01925 and Spathaspora passalidarum NRRL Y-27907 : spas_CGOB_00016), which encodes MSQSTENSNIHDNTSNPYSVLTQKMSNLKEPINELLRNHEELLVQHLGIANKLSSIPKLTDKIESSIRE
- a CDS encoding RNA-binding GTPase (Putative GTPase; heterozygous null mutant exhibits resistance to parnafungin in the C. albicans fitness test; Hap43p-induced gene), which produces MRVKKPTSKRTTTRMREGIKKKAAAKRRKDKKIAKKDVTWKSRKSKDPGIPASFPYKDKIITELEEGRRIEKERREQLKLQKQQERQEALARGEIVEDDDEMDEDDQEEGDGANGLAALLESAQQAAKDYDGEDYEDNENEDMVDSEEDVEYEISDIEDTQDEEFGELEKSRKAYDKIFKTVVDEADVILYVLDARDPESTRSRKVEQAVLQNPGKRLILVLNKVDLIPTHALNQWLNFLKSSFPTVPVKAAPGATNSTSFNKNLTNSMTSDALLKALKSYASKSNLKRSIIVGVIGYPNVGKSSIINALTNRHGNNSKACPVGNQAGVTTSLREVKIDNKLKVLDSPGIVFPDEIVNTKKQSKTQQLAKLALLSAIPPKQIVDPIPAITMLLKKFSKDTEMADGLKNFYQLPPLPSSDLNEFVKHFLIHIARSKGRLGRGGVPNLESAAMSVLNDWRDGRIIGWTLPKASKSAAGVSSEEVDLDAPKSSLRGEKEPPKVEQTTIVSTWAKEFDLDGLLGDNFGLQ
- a CDS encoding uncharacterized protein (Ortholog of C. dubliniensis CD36 : Cd36_45740, C. parapsilosis CDC317 : CPAR2_401900, Candida tenuis NRRL Y-1498 : CANTEDRAFT_116046 and Pichia stipitis Pignal : PICST_28890) — protein: MKPKLATAIKLISVLLLYPLECFPAIVPFRDSIELVFTPEDIKKSTDYALWKIPAVKKNFKTTVKQKLLNRLLNKDLQEINPNPYDEDIFEEQQQKVKANEISNTFQTVELDIKKPNGVMRSVLKGPSSTEKKQAKLVVQSTRNTLLKNNFNDNRTENEVKLELQELSGEHLGYSHPRRVKNIKHDFNKMPSEIHENVPDSDSDSEEDENQSGLQNEKPVDPFYDD